A window of the Glaciimonas sp. CA11.2 genome harbors these coding sequences:
- a CDS encoding DUF502 domain-containing protein, whose protein sequence is MRKYFITGLLVLVPLAITLWVLNLIIGTMDQSLLFLPVEWRPKALIGFNIPGLGTILTLLIIFFTGLATHNFIGRQVVALWEAVLTRIPVVNSIYSSVKQVSDTLFSSSGNAFRKALLVEYPRRGSWTIAFLTGVPGGDVKNHLEGDYVSVYIPTTPNPTSGFFLMVPRADTVELSMSVDEALKYIISMGVVSPPDHVEKKRINDPV, encoded by the coding sequence ATGCGCAAATATTTCATTACCGGTTTACTGGTTTTGGTTCCTCTGGCGATTACGCTATGGGTACTGAATCTGATCATTGGAACAATGGATCAGTCATTATTGTTCCTACCGGTAGAGTGGCGTCCAAAAGCGCTGATAGGCTTTAATATTCCCGGTCTCGGCACTATTTTGACGTTGTTGATCATATTCTTCACGGGATTGGCAACGCACAACTTTATTGGGCGTCAGGTCGTGGCGTTGTGGGAAGCAGTATTAACGCGCATTCCGGTCGTCAACTCGATTTATTCCAGCGTCAAGCAAGTATCAGATACGTTATTTTCATCCTCAGGAAATGCTTTCCGCAAGGCATTGTTGGTGGAATATCCGCGTCGGGGATCATGGACCATCGCATTCCTGACCGGCGTTCCTGGCGGTGATGTAAAAAATCATCTGGAAGGTGATTACGTCAGTGTGTATATACCGACGACCCCGAATCCAACTTCAGGATTTTTTCTGATGGTGCCGCGTGCCGATACAGTAGAGCTGAGTATGAGCGTTGACGAAGCACTGAAATACATCATTTCGATGGGCGTCGTATCACCGCCTGATCATGTAGAAAAAAAACGCATTAATGATCCTGTTTAG
- a CDS encoding FmdB family zinc ribbon protein, translating into MPIYAYRCEACGFAKDVLQKMSDAQLTVCPTCHQESFKKQVTAAGFQLKGTGWYVTDFRGGAATGKSATGASEEGGTSTATDSAVAATPAAAASTSAPASSNSAPASTAASASSGSTTSTSAGNTTASKTSSSTAT; encoded by the coding sequence ATGCCAATTTACGCCTATCGCTGCGAAGCTTGTGGTTTTGCTAAAGATGTATTGCAAAAAATGTCGGACGCGCAGCTAACTGTGTGCCCAACATGCCATCAAGAGTCCTTTAAGAAACAAGTGACTGCTGCCGGTTTTCAGCTAAAAGGGACGGGTTGGTACGTCACCGATTTCCGCGGCGGTGCGGCGACTGGCAAATCAGCGACCGGCGCGAGCGAGGAAGGCGGCACTTCAACTGCTACCGATAGCGCGGTTGCGGCGACGCCAGCGGCGGCGGCATCGACCAGCGCTCCAGCGTCATCGAATAGTGCACCGGCTAGCACTGCGGCAAGTGCAAGTAGTGGAAGTACTACAAGTACGAGCGCTGGCAATACCACAGCCAGCAAAACATCCTCTTCCACGGCGACCTGA
- a CDS encoding spermidine/putrescine ABC transporter substrate-binding protein, producing the protein MKKLFSMLALLVVSIAGVTTAVSAQAADELHLYNWNNYIAPETVQRFEASCKCKVVQTYYGDNEEMLAKLAAGAKGYDIIVPTGNALDALIKQKALKPLDKSQLPNLKNINSAYMNKDFDKGNVYSVPYAYTITLLGYNEQKIKELGIPVDSWATIFDPAILAKIKGKVTVLDSANELIAAAMKYRGYSANDTDEKHWEEAKNVILRAKPYWAAFNGSSYIKELTVGNVWVVHGYSSDIFQADVDAQKAGRKFRIRAALPKEGAVLALDSMVIHKDAPRPDLALKFINFMLDGKNAAELTNLIGTGNPNAEAAQYINPEIAKNTAIFPTKATVAKLEMLKDLDGKQRRALNRLWTEIRAR; encoded by the coding sequence ATGAAAAAATTGTTTTCCATGTTAGCGCTGCTCGTTGTCAGTATTGCCGGTGTCACTACGGCTGTTTCAGCGCAAGCGGCCGACGAATTGCATTTGTATAACTGGAATAACTATATCGCGCCTGAAACCGTGCAGCGCTTTGAAGCCTCTTGTAAATGCAAAGTGGTGCAGACTTACTATGGTGACAATGAAGAAATGCTGGCTAAGCTTGCGGCAGGAGCCAAGGGTTATGACATTATTGTGCCCACCGGAAATGCGCTGGATGCTTTGATCAAGCAAAAGGCGTTGAAGCCTTTAGATAAATCGCAACTGCCGAATTTGAAGAATATAAATTCGGCATACATGAATAAGGATTTCGATAAGGGCAATGTTTATTCAGTGCCTTATGCTTATACGATCACGTTGTTGGGCTACAACGAGCAAAAAATAAAAGAACTGGGTATTCCGGTCGATAGTTGGGCGACTATTTTTGATCCCGCCATTCTGGCCAAGATCAAAGGCAAAGTGACCGTCCTGGATTCTGCCAATGAGTTGATCGCAGCCGCCATGAAATATCGTGGCTATTCTGCTAACGATACAGACGAAAAGCATTGGGAGGAGGCGAAGAATGTGATTCTGCGCGCAAAACCGTATTGGGCGGCGTTCAATGGAAGTAGTTATATCAAGGAACTCACCGTTGGGAACGTGTGGGTAGTGCATGGTTATTCGAGTGATATTTTTCAAGCTGATGTAGACGCTCAGAAGGCCGGTCGAAAATTCCGTATTCGGGCGGCATTGCCAAAAGAAGGTGCAGTATTGGCGCTCGACAGCATGGTGATCCACAAGGATGCGCCGCGTCCAGATCTGGCGCTGAAGTTTATTAACTTTATGCTAGATGGAAAAAATGCAGCCGAATTGACCAATTTGATCGGAACCGGCAATCCGAATGCTGAGGCCGCACAATACATCAATCCCGAAATTGCAAAAAATACAGCGATTTTCCCGACAAAGGCCACAGTTGCTAAATTGGAAATGTTGAAGGATCTTGATGGCAAACAGCGCCGCGCATTGAACCGCTTGTGGACTGAAATTCGCGCCCGTTGA
- a CDS encoding ABC transporter permease, with translation MVNVHRLDGINKRTIALWAVAVLVFGFLYVPLIIVMVYSFNDSQLNAEWVGFTFDWYRKLFNDHEMLSAAGNSLMIALVSSAVATVLGTMAGFAMHRYKLKLLPLLVLTPIAIPEILIGVSLLIFFVMLNITLGLVSITLAHIAFCIGFVAIVVRSRLSGMDESLTEAARDCGATPLQAFRLVTLPLIMPGVLAGALMAFTLSIDDFVITFFTAGANASTLPLQIYSMIKIAVTPEVNAVSTLLMVLTLFLIIVAAKLAPSALRSSS, from the coding sequence ATGGTGAATGTTCATCGACTTGATGGCATCAATAAACGCACCATCGCGTTATGGGCAGTAGCGGTGTTGGTATTTGGTTTTTTGTACGTGCCGTTGATTATTGTGATGGTGTATTCATTTAATGACTCCCAACTCAACGCAGAATGGGTCGGATTCACTTTTGATTGGTATCGCAAGCTGTTTAATGACCACGAGATGTTAAGCGCTGCCGGAAACTCGCTGATGATTGCCCTGGTTTCAAGCGCAGTCGCGACAGTGCTTGGAACGATGGCTGGTTTTGCGATGCACCGGTATAAGTTGAAGTTACTGCCTTTATTGGTGCTGACGCCGATTGCGATTCCCGAAATCCTTATTGGCGTGTCGCTGCTGATTTTCTTTGTAATGCTCAATATCACGTTAGGGTTGGTATCGATCACGTTAGCGCATATTGCCTTCTGTATTGGTTTTGTCGCTATCGTGGTGCGCTCGCGCTTGTCTGGTATGGATGAAAGCCTGACTGAAGCGGCACGGGATTGTGGTGCGACACCGCTTCAGGCTTTCCGTCTGGTGACGCTTCCGTTAATTATGCCCGGCGTTCTAGCTGGCGCGTTGATGGCGTTTACGTTGTCAATCGATGATTTTGTCATCACTTTTTTTACCGCGGGTGCGAATGCCTCAACGTTGCCGTTACAAATTTATTCCATGATCAAGATTGCGGTTACGCCCGAAGTGAATGCGGTCTCAACCCTGTTAATGGTGCTGACGCTATTTCTTATTATTGTGGCTGCGAAGTTAGCTCCTAGCGCACTGCGCTCGTCGTCTTAA
- a CDS encoding ABC transporter permease has protein sequence MSEAVPLLPSPRPSPSPSPSPSPSPSPRGRLARWLISGPPLVYLLIFFAIPSLIMVFASFRYAGDYGGLEPIFDAAGKLNLTIESYTRFASDFIYTAIFLKSLMYALITTFCCLIMAYPVAILIARSAKKYRDLLILLVILPFWSNFLIRVYAWMIILGPQSGLTRALNYVLGLVGVQPVTLLFTAFSVIVGLVYVHLPFMVLPLYANLEKHDPALLDAAQDLGASAWQRFWRITFPLSLPGVYAGAALVFIPALGIFAVSDILGGTGGMMIGNVIKQQFLETRDWPFGSVLSIVLTVAALAVAGVAMLASRPRRQG, from the coding sequence ATGAGTGAGGCCGTACCCTTGTTACCGTCACCACGCCCAAGCCCAAGCCCAAGCCCAAGCCCAAGCCCAAGCCCAAGCCCGCGCGGACGATTAGCACGCTGGTTGATTAGCGGGCCGCCGTTGGTCTATCTGCTGATATTTTTTGCGATTCCTAGCCTGATCATGGTGTTTGCATCGTTTCGCTACGCTGGCGATTACGGTGGACTAGAACCCATCTTCGACGCGGCGGGTAAGCTTAATCTGACGATCGAAAGCTATACGCGGTTTGCGTCCGACTTTATCTATACAGCGATTTTTTTGAAATCCTTGATGTACGCATTGATCACCACTTTTTGCTGTCTGATCATGGCGTATCCGGTGGCGATACTCATCGCCCGAAGCGCCAAAAAATATCGCGATTTATTGATTCTGTTGGTGATCCTGCCATTCTGGAGTAATTTTTTGATCCGGGTATACGCCTGGATGATTATTTTGGGGCCGCAATCGGGTTTGACCCGTGCGCTCAATTACGTATTGGGATTGGTTGGCGTGCAGCCGGTGACGCTGTTATTTACCGCGTTTTCGGTGATCGTTGGTCTGGTCTATGTTCACTTACCTTTCATGGTCTTGCCGCTCTATGCTAATTTGGAAAAACATGATCCGGCATTGCTGGACGCCGCGCAGGATTTGGGTGCGTCGGCGTGGCAGCGTTTTTGGCGGATTACTTTTCCGTTATCGCTACCCGGTGTTTATGCTGGCGCGGCGCTGGTTTTCATTCCGGCGTTGGGGATTTTTGCGGTGTCGGACATACTTGGCGGAACAGGCGGCATGATGATTGGTAATGTCATCAAGCAACAATTTTTGGAAACCCGCGATTGGCCATTTGGGAGCGTGTTGTCGATTGTGTTGACGGTCGCCGCACTAGCGGTGGCGGGCGTGGCTATGCTCGCATCAAGACCAAGACGACAAGGATAG
- a CDS encoding ABC transporter ATP-binding protein — translation MALLEIRNVSRFFGDFTAVNNISLSIEAGEFFTLLGPSGCGKTTLLRMIAGFDLPNAGQIMLDGVDLVGIPPEQRPVCTVFQNYALFPHMTVSANIAFPLKMAKLPPAEIKQKVVEALEDVRLVGFGARYPHELSGGQRQRVAVARALVSRPKLLLLDEPLSAMDAKLREQMQIELINLQKEVGITFVYVTHDQTEALALSHRIAVLNHGQVEQLDEPSRIYSYPKTRFVADFIGTCNLLDGVIESIDEATMHLDVAGLGQVTAALPPDAVIGRKGTLALRPEKILISAAVSGHSAENHFKGYVKELLYLGDVTVYIVQTEGGAAIEALLANSAAGRAKFFEVGDAVDVAWSFEAGHFLYDSV, via the coding sequence ATGGCTTTGCTCGAAATTCGTAACGTTAGTCGCTTCTTCGGTGACTTCACCGCGGTTAATAACATCAGTTTGTCGATTGAGGCCGGTGAATTCTTTACGTTGCTGGGCCCGTCAGGTTGCGGCAAAACCACTTTACTTCGCATGATCGCCGGGTTCGATTTACCCAATGCGGGCCAAATAATGCTGGATGGCGTTGATCTCGTAGGCATTCCGCCCGAGCAACGTCCTGTCTGCACCGTGTTTCAGAATTACGCGTTGTTCCCACACATGACGGTGAGCGCTAATATCGCCTTCCCGTTAAAAATGGCAAAACTTCCGCCAGCAGAAATCAAACAAAAAGTAGTTGAAGCGCTGGAAGATGTGCGGCTGGTCGGTTTTGGTGCGCGCTACCCGCACGAATTGTCTGGTGGTCAGCGGCAGCGTGTCGCGGTCGCGCGTGCGCTTGTATCCCGACCGAAATTGCTGTTGCTGGACGAACCGTTGTCAGCGATGGACGCGAAGTTGCGCGAGCAGATGCAGATTGAACTCATCAATTTGCAAAAAGAAGTGGGTATTACCTTTGTCTATGTAACCCACGACCAAACCGAAGCATTGGCCTTGTCGCATCGCATCGCGGTCTTGAATCACGGTCAAGTTGAGCAGTTGGACGAGCCATCACGCATCTATAGTTATCCCAAAACCCGTTTTGTTGCCGATTTTATTGGCACATGTAATTTATTAGATGGTGTTATCGAGAGCATCGACGAAGCCACGATGCATCTTGATGTCGCGGGACTGGGTCAAGTCACGGCAGCGTTACCACCTGATGCGGTGATTGGTCGAAAAGGAACGCTGGCGTTGCGCCCTGAAAAGATTCTAATCAGTGCCGCAGTTAGCGGCCACAGTGCGGAAAATCATTTTAAGGGCTACGTGAAAGAACTTCTATATCTCGGTGACGTGACGGTCTACATTGTGCAAACCGAAGGTGGGGCGGCGATAGAAGCACTGCTAGCCAATTCGGCTGCCGGGCGCGCCAAGTTCTTTGAAGTCGGCGATGCTGTTGATGTGGCGTGGAGTTTCGAGGCAGGACATTTTTTGTATGATTCTGTATGA